The Gordonia crocea genomic sequence CCGACGGTATCCGCAACCCGCTGCAGACGATCCCGCTGCTCGACGCCATCACCGAGAACCGCTTCGACGCGGTGTTCGGCGGGGCCCGTCGCGACGAGGAGCGCGCCCGCGCCAAGGAGCGCGTCTTCTCGCTGCGCAACGCCTTCGGCCAGTGGGACCCCAAGCGGCAGCGGCCCGAGCTGTGGAACCTCTACAACGGTCGCCATGCCCCCGGCGAGCACGTTCGCGTGTTCCCGCTGAGCAACTGGACCGAGCTGGACGTCTGGCGCTACATCGCCCGCGAGCAGGTTCTGCTGGCGCCGCTGTACTACGCCCACGAGCGCGAGGTCTTCTCCCGCGACGGCATGTGGATGACCCCCGGCCCGTGGGGCGGTCCGCGCGAAGGCGAGGCGCTGGAGACGCGTTCGGTGCGCTACCGCACCGTGGGCGACGGCTCCACCACCGGCGCGGTCCTGTCCGACGCCGCCGACAACGAGGCCGTCCTGGCCGAGGTCGCCACCTCCCGACTCACCGAGCGCGGCGCCACCCGCGGCGACGACCGGGTCTCCGAGGCGGCCATGGAAGACCGCAAGCGCGAAGGATATTTCTGATGACGCAATCGACCAGCACCGCAAACCTGGCGAACGGGCCGCACCACCCCGATCTGTTGCGCATCGCGACCGCCGGCAGCGTCGACGACGGCAAGTCCACCCTCGTCGGCCGCCTGCTCTACGACACGAAGTCCGTCCTTGCCGACCAGATCGACGCGGTCAACCGCGCCTCACAGGCACGCGGCCTGGACGGGCCCGACCTGTCGCTGCTCGTCGACGGGCTGCGCGCCGAACGCGAGCAGGGCATCACCATCGATGTCGCCTACCGCTACTTCGCGACCGCCAACCGCTCGTTCGTCTTGGCCGACACCCCCGGTCACGTCCAGTACACCCGCAACACGGTGTCCGGCGCATCGACCGCACAACTGGTGATCCTGCTGGTCGACGCCCGCAACGGCGTCGTCGCGCAGACCCGCCGCCATGCCGCGGTGATGGCCCTGTTGGGCGTGCCGCAGCTCGTGCTCGCGGTCAACAAGATCGACCTGGCCGATGATCCGCAGGGACAATTCGCGCAGATCACCGCTGACTTCGCCGAGTTGACCCGGTCGCTGGGCTGGACCGACGAGCAGGTCTTGGCGATCCCGGTGTCCGCGCTGCACGGCGACAACGTCGCCACCCGGTCGGAGCGCACGCCGTACTACGACGGCCCGACCCTGATCGAGCATCTCGAGACCGTCCCGAACGTGCACGAGCGCGCCGGCGACCCGGTCGGTCTGCGCTTCCCGGTGCAGTATGTGATTCGGCCGCGCACCGCAGAGTTCCCGGACTACCGCGGCTACGCCGGACAGGTCGCCACCGGCACCGTCGCCGTCGGCGACGAGGTGGTCATCCTGCCGTCCGGGACCCGGACCACGATCGAGGCCATCGACACCGCCGATGGCCAGCTGCCGGCCGCGCACGCCGGGCGCAGCGTCACCCTGTTGTTGGCCGACGACGTCGACGTCTCGAGGGGTGACGTCATCGCCGCGGTCGGCGATGCCCCGGAACCGATCCAACAGTTCACCGCCACGGTGTGCTGGCTCGGCGACAAGGCGCTGCGCCCGGGTGCCCGACTGCTCCTCAAGCACGGGACCCGTACCACGCAGGCCATCGTCGGGAGCATCGACGTCCGGTTCGACGAGCAGGATCTCACCCTGATCGAGTCGCCGGAAGCGTTGGAGCTCAACGAGATCGGACGGATCTCCGTG encodes the following:
- the cysD gene encoding sulfate adenylyltransferase subunit CysD yields the protein MSIDTHISPFGLDKTEGEFDTLDALESESIHIFREVAGEFERPVILFSGGKDSTLLLHLALKAFWPAPLPFSLLHVDTGHNLPEIIEFRDEIVARHNLRLHVASVEEYLADGRLTERPDGIRNPLQTIPLLDAITENRFDAVFGGARRDEERARAKERVFSLRNAFGQWDPKRQRPELWNLYNGRHAPGEHVRVFPLSNWTELDVWRYIAREQVLLAPLYYAHEREVFSRDGMWMTPGPWGGPREGEALETRSVRYRTVGDGSTTGAVLSDAADNEAVLAEVATSRLTERGATRGDDRVSEAAMEDRKREGYF
- a CDS encoding sulfate adenylyltransferase subunit 1; translated protein: MTQSTSTANLANGPHHPDLLRIATAGSVDDGKSTLVGRLLYDTKSVLADQIDAVNRASQARGLDGPDLSLLVDGLRAEREQGITIDVAYRYFATANRSFVLADTPGHVQYTRNTVSGASTAQLVILLVDARNGVVAQTRRHAAVMALLGVPQLVLAVNKIDLADDPQGQFAQITADFAELTRSLGWTDEQVLAIPVSALHGDNVATRSERTPYYDGPTLIEHLETVPNVHERAGDPVGLRFPVQYVIRPRTAEFPDYRGYAGQVATGTVAVGDEVVILPSGTRTTIEAIDTADGQLPAAHAGRSVTLLLADDVDVSRGDVIAAVGDAPEPIQQFTATVCWLGDKALRPGARLLLKHGTRTTQAIVGSIDVRFDEQDLTLIESPEALELNEIGRISVQTAEPIVADDYSHSRESGSFLLIDPAGGNTLAAGLVGDALDQLHLTPSTVPA